The Oreochromis aureus strain Israel breed Guangdong linkage group 7, ZZ_aureus, whole genome shotgun sequence region CTTAGGTTAGGTTATTCTAGTAAATCAAAACTAAGTTATAACATATTATTTCTATGCAGTTGTATGGTTGTTTGCCAGTTTGTCGGTTGTATTTACTGAGTATGTTTAGACACTGAAAAAAACCTTTACATATGTATGTATTGCACATATTGGAGGAATAGCGATGATGGGGGGGCActgcaacagcaacaacattaaGTAAGATACTTAATGGTTACATCCAGTTAACAAATAGCTGCACAGTATCTGCATTTCTGGTGCCTGTGTCGGTATGCATTTCATTTGAGTGTCTTGCCTGTTTCCCCCGCAGCAGCTAAAGCATGCTCTTGGCCCAGATAAACCGGGACTCCCAGGGAATGGCAGAGTTTCATGATGCAGATGGGCAGCCGGTCACACTCTGTCTAACAGAGGCTGTGACAGTGGGAGGTGAGCTTTTAAACTTTCtattgttataaaaaaaatgtactgaCATCACTGCAGAACTGCACATCTAATCACATTTGAATTTCAGTCCCAGTTTTGGTTGAGGATGGCAAAACTGTGTCCAGAAGTAATCGGGTATTAGCTGGGACAAAGTGCATCACATCGCAGTCctgttgtttcattttgtgacgATCTACTCCATTACTCCTTAAACTGAAAGTTTATGTTTTACTACTCTCATATTTCCCAGATGGAGATCAGATGGAGAGTATGGACACAGTGAGTCTGCAGGCTGTTACACTTGCGGATGGATCCACTGCATATATCCAGCATGACACCAAAGGTTCCTTTTCAGATGGACAGATTATGGATGGCCAAGTGATCCAGCTGGAGGATGGCTCTGCTGCCTATGTTCAGCATGTGCCCATGCCTAAAGCGggtaaataaaatggaaatattgTAATACCAATAGCAGAGTAGAGCTTATTCTTTGTGTACTGTGTTTGTGGCACAGTGCAAGGCTGTAATTTAATTGCATGTCATCTATATTATGTAACAAAACGCTCACTAGTAGGTAACCAAGAACACACTAATGAAGTAATGTGagtaatgtttatttttaatgcatttttaggGGGGGACAGTTTACAGCTTGAAGATGGACAGGCTGTTCAGTTAGAAGATGGAACAACCGCCTATATTCACACACCCAAAGGTAAATAACACCTAatcaaactgaattgaattttaaGCATCTTTCATCTatttagtttattattttaatgtttcatttattgtgcatcagtaaaagaaaataaacaaaaagacatCTGCTTATCCTTTATTATATTGCCTACCTATAAACTCCTTTTTAtaaattttaataaatttaTTTGCAGAGGTTGGCTAAGCTGCTGGTTCacagacattaaaaaatgttcatgtgCATGTGTATCTTCTTTTAAAAACCCAGTTGTTGTCTATTCATGGGAATTAAAAATGGTTACGTAAATGTTAGTATTGGACtagaaaatgtacaaaacatttataaataaaaactctTAAGGTGAGGGATTTTACCACAAAGAAACATTAAGTTTGGGTCCAGACATGCAGAAAACTATTATTTCCCTCCCTGAACTTTTAGATTTTTACTGGAACAAGGCTCAGTTTCATCAGTGAGTTTCAGTTTCTGCATCCTTCTCCTAATTTCTGTGCAGAAACATATGATCAGGGTGGCCTGCAGGAGGTACAGCTGGAGGATGGGAGCACTGCCTACATTCAGCACACTGTGCACATGCCCCAGTCCAACACCATCCTGGCAATCCAGGCTGATGGCACCATCGCAGACCTGCAGGCGGAGGCGGCAGCTATTGACCCAGAGACCATCAGCGTGCTGGAACAGTATACCACTAAGGTACGTGTGCTTTGTCTTTGTACTGGTGTGGTACCAGCTctacattttgtgtgtgtgtgtgtgtgtgtgtgtgtgtgtgtgtgtgtgttgacacaGAATTATGTTGAAAATTTGGAAATTAAAAGCTAATGCAGAATTAAAAGCTAATGCAGTATTTACCCTTGTTTCCAAGGGTCACTACAGCAGGTGGATCTGGGTGACTCCCCTGAAGCTGGGTTTATGTCTATTGCAGAATCAAACTGGGGATCTTTTGCATAAAAGGCAAACATGTTAGCTGTTACAAAATGGAAAGTTAATATCTCTTCTTTAATCTTACAGTGTGGTGTtagttttaaagtgttttcttGGCAACTATACTGTACCACACTGCagtgacatttatttatttatttttattccctgTGTGATCAGTTGATTTTGTGCTAAGAAAACTCAGTAGAGATGTGACTGGTTTGAGActgttgatggagaagtataAGGACAAAAGTGTGTTTGTGGATCTATAGAAATCATACAATAGGGTGCCAAGAGAGTAACTGTGTTATTgcatgaggaagtcaggagtggCAGTGACATATGTGAGGGTGACTTGGGACACGTATGACGACAGCGAGAAAGTGGTGGGGTATGCAGTATAAGTGACAGGTGGATTCAAGGATGGGGGTGGGGTGGCACCATCTGAGGCCCTTCCTGTTTGGAAAGGTGATGGTCAGGCAGAAGGCTGTGTGGTCTGTGATTTTTACAGATGACACTATGATCTGTAAtgagagtagggagcaggtggaagagctcggagaggtggaggaatgcactggagagaagaggaatgaatgTCAGTAGAAGTGAGAcagaacacatgtgtgagtaaGAGGGAGACAGGTGTAACAGTGAGGATGCAAGGAGCAATATTGATATGAGCTTGCAATGTAGTGGCGTTTTATCATGTCACACAATATTTTTAGGTAAAAGAAAATCACTAATACCATTGTGTTCTGCGCACATGTAATTGGCTTATGTAAAAAGTTATTATCTCGTCATCTTGGCAAGATGGTCACTTGTGAATATGAGATGAAATATTGTCTTATTCATAGGCTTTATAAATTTGCCTGTTTTGAATGGTCCATTTTTGCTGTAATAATGGTTTAtctattttaaatattatagtttcatatttcatatcCCTTGGTTTAATATCTTTATGATCATCCAGTAGACTATAAAAATACCCTTTCTTTTCCCTTAAAGGTGGAGAATATAGAGAACCCCCTGGGGACCTATGGCAGAGTTGAAGCAGACAATGGTGTCCACATGCGGgtaatgtttctttttatttatttctccttttttttctttacattaggTCTAACATTGAATACATAATTGTGCCTTGTCTTTCAGATTGTGTTACAGGGACAAGACAACAGGCCAGGAAGGGTCTCAAATGTTGGGGAAAAGTCCTTTCGCTGTGAATATGAAGGCTGTGGAAAGCTGTACACCACTGCCCACCATCTTAAGGTAAGTGTGGgtgctttgtttttctaaaaagttttttttttttttttgcctcctcAAGTATAGATTATTTAAAGATAACATTTTGTAAAATTTTGCCATTTACTCAAATGCAATGctttacagttttgtttgtgtCCTGCAGGTACATGAGCGCTcccacactggagacaaaccgTACATCTGTGACTATCCCAACTGTGGAAAGAAGTTTGCAACAGGTAGCAACGGATAATATAATTTTACAAATTGACTCATGgctaatttcttttatttttgttgccaaatgtttttttttttaaacccttgATTAAAATCTCATTATCACCATAGTGATGTTGACAATTGAACTAGTCAGGTTATTACTGTGTAAGtaagttttttccttttagtgaAGGCTGTTATTGAGTGGGATTTAATTTACTtgcaaaaaatacattttttgtttatCAAATGACTTGAAATGTCTGGAAAATGCAGACTCTTCAGTAAAGCACCCCAGACAAACTGCCTTAATTACCACTTGTTAACACAAGTTTAGTCCCCATTCAATTAAATtctattctttttttatatagcaccaaatcacaacaacagttgcctgtTATGTTATATTGTAATATAACGAAAGAGATCcctaaaggtctgttttgagcTAGAAAAAAATCCTGCTATTAAATGTAAGACCATATCTGAGATCAATATAAATATGGAATAGGCTGCTTTTAGGCATGGAATAATAATTTAGCTGAATGTCAAATTGTGTGATTCTTTAAGGCTATGGGCTGAAGAGTCACTCACGCACACATACGGGGGAGAAGCCATACAGATGTCAGGAGTTAAACTGCTGCAAGTCCTTCAAAACCTCTGGAGACCTTCAAAAACACACAAGGACACATACAGGTAAACAATCACACCCAGAAACTCAGTGACAAGTCATAATGTTGTTGCAACACACAATAAGCCTGATAAGgtttgtaaacaaaaacaggagatTTACTGTTGTTTGCTACTGCTGGTAAAAGCTACATTGCTTCAGGGCTGTTAATACAGAAGGGGCTGTTTAAAGAGTGTTTGGAATCAAAATGGATTGAACTAACTAGCCACACAGCACTGTTTTTTGAAACAAACAACACATGGTGGTGAAGAGCTAGGATTGGCTGAACAACTTGAGGGGGTTGTGTCAAGTTGTTCAGCCAATCCTGAACAACGGATGAGGGGAGCTGAAATTTTTCAAAGCCACCATAGTGCTGCAGGAGCACAGGCACATGGTCATCACGAGAAGCATGACGCCAAGTTCCTcctgcttgttttttaaaatacagcaGACATTTTGCAGTTTGAATCACACTGATTATTTATAAAGGCATGAAGGCTAGTTTCATACCAGCATTAGTCATGTTAAACAGctgcttacagttttgtgtccTATTTCTGTCAGGTTTACAATTCTATAGATTTCAAGCTGCAAGGTTGACATACTTCATGTTTTGCAGGAGAGAAGCCTTTTAAATGCCCAGTTGAAGGCTGCGGCAGGTCATTTACCACCTCCAACATCCGTAAAGTTCACATCCGAACACACACCGGAGAACGGCCATACTACTGCTCTGAACCAAGCTGTGGACGGTCATTTGCCAGTGCCACTAACTACAAGAATCATATGCGGATTCACACTGGTGAGTCTTCATTACCTTATAATGACTCAGCTTGCTGAGTCATTGTGAGTCACTAAGTGCTCTCCAGTTGAACCCCTGGATCTcaacacagttttgtttttttcacaaaaacTGTGCAGAAAGCTTTTAAGCTGTTAATTGATAAAGTTTCAAGATGGCTTAAATCATCACGTCTAACACTGAAGTTTGAAAAACCTGCGACTCTGTTTTACTAGGAAGAACAAACAGACGTCATTTCCATATATCTTTAAAACTATCTAGGATATCTATAGAATATCTAGATCTTTAGTCTTTATATCTTTATAGCATATGTATTTGGATTTCATAGCTTAGTGCTAGCTCTAATGTTGTCTATATGTGCAGATGGAAATAAGCTAGTAAACTATATCCGAGAACAATCCCTCTGTTCACTGTTCTTCACTACATTGTGATCTCACATATAAAGGAAACATGATGTACAAGTAAAGCACATACTAATTCTTGAGTGCTGAAACAACACACCAATAAAGATGGGGGTCTTCACTCCTCCCGGAGTTTAATAAATGAATTCAAAAGCTCATTGTCTTACTGTTTTTTCCACTCCAGGTGAGAAGCCGTATGTGTGCACAGTGCCTGGCTGTGAAAAACGCTTCACAGAATACTCCAGCCTTTACAAACACCATGTTGTTCATACACCCTGTAAACCTTACAACTGCAATCATTGTGGGAAAACCTACAAGCAGATCTCCACACTTGCCATGCACAAACGAACAGCGCACAACGACACAGAGCCCATCGAGGAGGAGCAGGAAGCCTACTTTGAACCCCCAACAGGTCAgaacaaatgttttaaatgttttttgatAAGTCTGTGAGGGATGTAGGAATTTAGAATGGAAACAGATGTTAACAAtagttcagataaaactgtcTATTTATTAACTTACAAAATTCTAATGAATCCTAAATGTCAATTCAGATGCCATCGATGACCCCAGTGTGAGCTACACGACAACTGTGGTGGAGGCAGATGACTCCGGATCAGAGCCGGTTCCAGTGGAAAGCTCCGATATGGTTGGTCAGCAGCATGTTGCCTTGGTAACACAGGAAGATGGAACACAACAACAGGTAAGGGAATACAACGACATCATGCATATAAACATATTGCAAATAACAAGTGAGGATGCTCATCATATACAATATGTGAAGCAAACGCTTCAGAAATCCCTTAAAACTACATTCTTTTTAATGGTCACTAGTGGCGATACCCTCGAGTGCAAAATGACATCTGATCCCTGAAAACTATATAGGGAAAGCGGCCTTCTGCCCTGACTTGTGTAAACGTTTTCCTAATGAGTTTGTGGGATCAGTCACCAATGTCAGGTcatgttaaataaaacattaaattcatttttttctacaaGTCAGGAAGGAGGGAAGCCCAGGATGGTAATTGGCAAGAAAAATGTATACAAATAGTAGAAGAAATATAACGTACATATTAATGGTGGATGATAATTGCAGCAGAGATTTTGTGAATATTAAAATGAACATATAGCACAGTAATAGGAAGTTGAGATTTCTGTAACAGTAGCATTGAAATTCATTTCAGGTTGTTCCTGTTTAAACTTTGCACTTTTATTGCATATGCTTTTTTGTATCAAGTGACAGCTGCAAAGTCTCATGCCTGTTTGTCCACTATTGAAAAGACGATTTTTAATCTCAGTGGGACTTTGACCTGGCTAAACAATGTAATCATAAGTTGTCACAGTGTAATTCCAGCTCGatgttcttttctctttcaggtCAGTATCTCCGAGGCAGACCTTCAAGCTATGGGTGGCACAATTACCATGGTAACCCAAGAAGGCACAACCATAACTATCCCAGCCCATGAGCTGGCAACTCAGGGTGCTCACTCAGTCACCATGGTAACAACAGATGGCTCGGATGAACAGGTAAACAACTCTCGTAGCTCAGTAGACTGCACACAGAATAATGTGAATGGCTTTGTTTTCTATTTAGAGCGCTTCTGTGTGGCGTTGTGTTCAGCTTAAATAACTGCACTGAAACTCAAGTCTACATATTATAAAAGTAACTTAAGAAAGATcagttgcttttattttttgcatttttatttttttaaatcacgttttcaattttaatttattatttattctgttttcttgGAAACTTCCATTATGGAAtcagatgtgttttaaaaatatatttgtggCTCAAAAATGAAGCTGTAATTTGAGTACAGCGTTTTTGTTGCCCCCAGGTGGCCATCATGACACCTGACATGGCTTCCTTCCAAACTGTAGAGGAGGCAGGTTACAGCCAAGAGCAAGATGATATTCATCCTGTCACATTACTGGCCACATCCAACGGCACTCACATCGCTGTACAGGTTGGTAAAGATCATCAGAGGGACCTAGTTCCAGTCAGTAAATTTATTTTGTTCACTTAAGGAAAAAGATAAAggaaaaatgtggaaaatgttACATCTTTAAGTCTGGTTGAAACAGGCTCTGCAGTACAGAGGCCCATTGAATATGTTAAAATTCACGAATACCTTTATAGATTTGGTGTTTCTTTTGGTTATTTGTTATTTAAGAAAAGATTGGAAATTATTTATCACAAAGTTGGGAAATTTGTGAATAAGAACAATACAAAGATATTTAATGTGATACTGACAGCAGTTTCAATCAGGACTAAGGATCTTAAAGTCTTGATGTTACACTCCCAAAATAATACTGTCCCACCCTGAAAATATATTTGCCTAAAGGCTTTTGTATATATAATGAGTAGGTGGGGTTCATCTCAGGAGTGGTAGGTGTGCTGTTGTCCTCTTACTCGTTCAGTCAGTTCAGGATCAAACCAAAACTTCACATATCTGAATGTGTGAGTATGCATGTTATTCAAATTCATGGTGACTGCTAACTTGTTATGCAAAAAAGAAACCCAGCGTTGTaaataattgtttgtttttcattgacACACTATCTTACTATGAAaagtaaagtttaaaaaaaaaaatacgttTAAGTTCTTTCTTTGCACATATGGGAGGgtgatttcttttattaaagagGACACATCTAACAAATTCACTAATATTTAGCCacttaaaatactttttttttttttagctatgtCTTagagcagaggttcccaaagtgtggggcccgccccctagggggggcgcagagccattgcaggggggggcgtggtatgaaaaaaaaaaaaaaaagaatgcttggacactgctagcataatggacaggtgaagcatcgccaaagatgtttccaaaccaacttccttccaagccaaagactagaaaatatggtgaagcatgtcttccctttggcttcacctgcacaagtgccaaggtaggtctcccctgcaaaattagttttccctgcgtcgggagcagcgctgggctctccaaatcacggacaaacagtatcccacattcttgatttttagttcacaaacacttcttgtaatgactaactactcctgacattttggacatgttagctctttatgcagtaaagttacagtgggatacaaataatatcaggctgatcctgccacgatttgttcccccaggttcaaatcacggacaaacagtgtcctacagctgtttttgtttttgaaccgattttgcacagacagacattttttgaaaaatgtattgatagcaatgttgaatattattacacagatagtcaaattaacagtattttgtctctatctgccattctgcaattcatctcatgtaaacaataacgtggcgcacagcgtgacgtgaaaagaggcacatacctttgtcgttgcgtgacgaactctgtattcctcgtccacacataaacttaaaaaaggagttttaaataatctctgttttcggtgaatcgcagcgccgtttacgtgttgaggaaaggcccaaacgcatagaaacagctgcgttttcaaaaatacccgtgtaggtgtggacgcagcgtaaaagagttagtagtgtattttattactacctgt contains the following coding sequences:
- the znf143b gene encoding zinc finger protein 143 gives rise to the protein MLLAQINRDSQGMAEFHDADGQPVTLCLTEAVTVGDGDQMESMDTVSLQAVTLADGSTAYIQHDTKGSFSDGQIMDGQVIQLEDGSAAYVQHVPMPKAGGDSLQLEDGQAVQLEDGTTAYIHTPKETYDQGGLQEVQLEDGSTAYIQHTVHMPQSNTILAIQADGTIADLQAEAAAIDPETISVLEQYTTKVENIENPLGTYGRVEADNGVHMRIVLQGQDNRPGRVSNVGEKSFRCEYEGCGKLYTTAHHLKVHERSHTGDKPYICDYPNCGKKFATGYGLKSHSRTHTGEKPYRCQELNCCKSFKTSGDLQKHTRTHTGEKPFKCPVEGCGRSFTTSNIRKVHIRTHTGERPYYCSEPSCGRSFASATNYKNHMRIHTGEKPYVCTVPGCEKRFTEYSSLYKHHVVHTPCKPYNCNHCGKTYKQISTLAMHKRTAHNDTEPIEEEQEAYFEPPTDAIDDPSVSYTTTVVEADDSGSEPVPVESSDMVGQQHVALVTQEDGTQQQVSISEADLQAMGGTITMVTQEGTTITIPAHELATQGAHSVTMVTTDGSDEQVAIMTPDMASFQTVEEAGYSQEQDDIHPVTLLATSNGTHIAVQLSDQPSLEEAIRIASRIQQGESPGLDD